The Primulina tabacum isolate GXHZ01 chromosome 16, ASM2559414v2, whole genome shotgun sequence genome window below encodes:
- the LOC142528949 gene encoding VIN3-like protein 2 isoform X1, with amino-acid sequence MDALSLEALMYDSSKCRQLSMDQKRELVYELSKWSEVAPEMLQAWSRQEILQVLCAELGKERKYTGLTKSKIIELLLKIVHDKKALELGTANVLETDKSEENGERTLKRQRKSDRPNCLLGTSDTCLESTIYCKNSACKAKLNSHDGFCKRCSCCICLQYDDNKDPSLWLICNSDPPFLGMACSMSCHLECALRHEKSGISKDRQGKGLDGSFRCVSCGKVNDLLGSWRKQLVVASDTRRVDILCYRLSLGQKMLDGTKIYQNLYEIVDGVVKKLEDDVGPLTGLPVKKARGIVNRLSSGPEIQRLCAFAIESLDLILSNRVSYTPEKLVKFEDLHASSVTVILDSDDSNLRNASSYTLWHRKVDDAEYPLEPTCRLFEPKIKFLISGLTPATHYFLKVVPLVTGRETGFCELLFQTRNSQDEVLNLNSTSSEVERSQSPATNCSSLSNPSSIEDETNNENRRDNYPQFCSNNDKTATTNLLHEETTEDVISFLDEGPMGNDEALNVRNKELPSGQMVEETRCCDNGSKTPRRTSLEYVPYVDSSETGLPITPSKMESMKDVNGRSNRTKINENGVEIVFKRSGEMGDEQNNGIGDKEFEYYVKVIRWLECEGHIDTAFRQKFLTWYSMRATSREVRVVKVFIDTFIEDPSSLAGQLADIFSEVASNKRCAAVPPGFCMKLWH; translated from the exons ATGGATGCGTTGTCTTTGGAGG CATTGATGTATGACTCATCAAAGTGCCGTCAGTTGAGTATGGATCAAAAGAGAGAGCTTGTCTACGAGTTGTCAAAATGGTCTGAAGTGGCCCCGGAAATGCTGCAGGCTTGGAGTCGTCAAGAGATACTGCAGGTCCTTTGCGCTGAGCTTGGAAAGGAAAGGAAGTACACTGGCTTAACTAAATCGAAAATAATTGAACTTCTTCTGAAAATCGTACATGACAAAAAGGCTCTGGAGCTTGGAACTGCGAATGTTTTGGAAACAGATAAATCTGAAGAAAATGGTGAAAGAACTCTTAAAAGGCAAAGGAAATCCGACCGTCCTAATTGCCTTCTTGGTACGTCTGATACCTGTTTGGAAAGTACAATATACTGCAAAAACTCAGCTTGCAAGGCTAAACTGAATAGTCATGACGGGTTTTGCAAACGGTGTTCGTGCTGCATTTGTCTCCAGTATGATGATAATAAGGACCCAAGCCTTTGGTTGATTTGCAACTCAGATCCTCCATTTCTTGGTATGGCTTGTAGCATGTCGTGCCATCTTGAATGTGCCTTACGACATGAAAAATCAGGCATTTCAAAGGATAGGCAGGGTAAGGGACTTGATGGGAGCTTCCGTTGTGTATCTTGTGGTAAAGTGAACGACTTGCTCGG TTCTTGGAGAAAACAACTGGTAGTGGCGAGTGATACGAGGCGGGTGGACATATTGTGCTATAGGCTCTCCTTAGGCCAAAAAATGCTTGATGGTACTAAAATCTACCAGAACCTGTATGAAATTGTTGATGGAGTGGTGAAAAAGCTCGAAGATGATGTGGGTCCTCTAACTGGTTTACCCGTGAAGAAGGCTAGAGGGATTGTGAATAGGCTCTCGTCTGGCCCAGAAATTCAGCGACTGTGTGCTTTTGCTATTGAGTCTCTTGACTTAATCCTTTCTAACAGAGTGTCTTACACACCTG AAAAGCTAGTTAAATTTGAAGATTTACATGCATCATCAGTGACAGTGATTCTTGATTCTGATGATTCGAATCTCAGAAACGCCTCAAGTTACACCCTATGGCATCGGAAAGTTGATGATGCAGAGTACCCTTTGGAACCAACTTGCAGATTGTTTGAACCGAAGATCAAGTTTCTTATATCCGGTCTTACTCCCGCAACACATTATTTCCTCAAAGTTGTCCCCCTCGTCACAGGTAGAGAAACTGGATTCTGCGAACTCCTGTTTCAAACCAGAAATTCTCAAGACGAGGTTCTAAATTTGAACTCTACGAGCTCGGAAGTAGAAAGAAGCCAAAGTCCAGCAACCAACTGTAGCAGTCTCTCAAATCCTTCTTCAATCGAAGATGAGACTAATAATGAGAATAGAAGGGATAATTATCCTCAGTTTTGTAGTAATAATGATAAAACCGCTACTACAAACTTACTACACGAGGAGACCACAGAAGATGTTATCTCTTTCTTGGATGAAGGTCCTATGGGAAATGACGAGGCTTTGAACGTCAGAAACAAGGAGTTGCCCAGTGGCCAAATGGTTGAGGAAACAAGATGTTGTGATAATGGTTCCAAAACACCTCGTCGTACTAGCTTGGAATATGTTCCATACGTGGATAGTTCAGAAACTGGATTGCCTATCACTCCGTCCAAGATGGAGAGCATGAAAGATGTAAATGGTAGGAGCAATCGAACAAAAATTAATGAGAACGGTGTTGAAATAGTGTTCAAGAGAAGTGGAGAAATGGGAGATGAGCAAAATAACGGCATAGGAGACAAGGAGTTTGAGTACTATGTGAAAGTGATCCGATGGTTGGAGTGTGAGGGTCACATAGATACAGCGTTTAGACAGAAATTCTTGACGTGGTATAGCATGAGAGCGACATCTCGGGAGGTAAGGGTCGTGAAAGTTTTTATAGATACATTTATTGAGGATCCTTCATCTCTGGCTGGACAACTTGCGGACATCTTTAGTGAAGTTGCTTCTAACAAAAGATGCGCTGCAGTCCCCCCTGGATTTTGCATGAAGCTATGGCACTGA
- the LOC142528949 gene encoding VIN3-like protein 2 isoform X2: MYDSSKCRQLSMDQKRELVYELSKWSEVAPEMLQAWSRQEILQVLCAELGKERKYTGLTKSKIIELLLKIVHDKKALELGTANVLETDKSEENGERTLKRQRKSDRPNCLLGTSDTCLESTIYCKNSACKAKLNSHDGFCKRCSCCICLQYDDNKDPSLWLICNSDPPFLGMACSMSCHLECALRHEKSGISKDRQGKGLDGSFRCVSCGKVNDLLGSWRKQLVVASDTRRVDILCYRLSLGQKMLDGTKIYQNLYEIVDGVVKKLEDDVGPLTGLPVKKARGIVNRLSSGPEIQRLCAFAIESLDLILSNRVSYTPEKLVKFEDLHASSVTVILDSDDSNLRNASSYTLWHRKVDDAEYPLEPTCRLFEPKIKFLISGLTPATHYFLKVVPLVTGRETGFCELLFQTRNSQDEVLNLNSTSSEVERSQSPATNCSSLSNPSSIEDETNNENRRDNYPQFCSNNDKTATTNLLHEETTEDVISFLDEGPMGNDEALNVRNKELPSGQMVEETRCCDNGSKTPRRTSLEYVPYVDSSETGLPITPSKMESMKDVNGRSNRTKINENGVEIVFKRSGEMGDEQNNGIGDKEFEYYVKVIRWLECEGHIDTAFRQKFLTWYSMRATSREVRVVKVFIDTFIEDPSSLAGQLADIFSEVASNKRCAAVPPGFCMKLWH; encoded by the exons ATGTATGACTCATCAAAGTGCCGTCAGTTGAGTATGGATCAAAAGAGAGAGCTTGTCTACGAGTTGTCAAAATGGTCTGAAGTGGCCCCGGAAATGCTGCAGGCTTGGAGTCGTCAAGAGATACTGCAGGTCCTTTGCGCTGAGCTTGGAAAGGAAAGGAAGTACACTGGCTTAACTAAATCGAAAATAATTGAACTTCTTCTGAAAATCGTACATGACAAAAAGGCTCTGGAGCTTGGAACTGCGAATGTTTTGGAAACAGATAAATCTGAAGAAAATGGTGAAAGAACTCTTAAAAGGCAAAGGAAATCCGACCGTCCTAATTGCCTTCTTGGTACGTCTGATACCTGTTTGGAAAGTACAATATACTGCAAAAACTCAGCTTGCAAGGCTAAACTGAATAGTCATGACGGGTTTTGCAAACGGTGTTCGTGCTGCATTTGTCTCCAGTATGATGATAATAAGGACCCAAGCCTTTGGTTGATTTGCAACTCAGATCCTCCATTTCTTGGTATGGCTTGTAGCATGTCGTGCCATCTTGAATGTGCCTTACGACATGAAAAATCAGGCATTTCAAAGGATAGGCAGGGTAAGGGACTTGATGGGAGCTTCCGTTGTGTATCTTGTGGTAAAGTGAACGACTTGCTCGG TTCTTGGAGAAAACAACTGGTAGTGGCGAGTGATACGAGGCGGGTGGACATATTGTGCTATAGGCTCTCCTTAGGCCAAAAAATGCTTGATGGTACTAAAATCTACCAGAACCTGTATGAAATTGTTGATGGAGTGGTGAAAAAGCTCGAAGATGATGTGGGTCCTCTAACTGGTTTACCCGTGAAGAAGGCTAGAGGGATTGTGAATAGGCTCTCGTCTGGCCCAGAAATTCAGCGACTGTGTGCTTTTGCTATTGAGTCTCTTGACTTAATCCTTTCTAACAGAGTGTCTTACACACCTG AAAAGCTAGTTAAATTTGAAGATTTACATGCATCATCAGTGACAGTGATTCTTGATTCTGATGATTCGAATCTCAGAAACGCCTCAAGTTACACCCTATGGCATCGGAAAGTTGATGATGCAGAGTACCCTTTGGAACCAACTTGCAGATTGTTTGAACCGAAGATCAAGTTTCTTATATCCGGTCTTACTCCCGCAACACATTATTTCCTCAAAGTTGTCCCCCTCGTCACAGGTAGAGAAACTGGATTCTGCGAACTCCTGTTTCAAACCAGAAATTCTCAAGACGAGGTTCTAAATTTGAACTCTACGAGCTCGGAAGTAGAAAGAAGCCAAAGTCCAGCAACCAACTGTAGCAGTCTCTCAAATCCTTCTTCAATCGAAGATGAGACTAATAATGAGAATAGAAGGGATAATTATCCTCAGTTTTGTAGTAATAATGATAAAACCGCTACTACAAACTTACTACACGAGGAGACCACAGAAGATGTTATCTCTTTCTTGGATGAAGGTCCTATGGGAAATGACGAGGCTTTGAACGTCAGAAACAAGGAGTTGCCCAGTGGCCAAATGGTTGAGGAAACAAGATGTTGTGATAATGGTTCCAAAACACCTCGTCGTACTAGCTTGGAATATGTTCCATACGTGGATAGTTCAGAAACTGGATTGCCTATCACTCCGTCCAAGATGGAGAGCATGAAAGATGTAAATGGTAGGAGCAATCGAACAAAAATTAATGAGAACGGTGTTGAAATAGTGTTCAAGAGAAGTGGAGAAATGGGAGATGAGCAAAATAACGGCATAGGAGACAAGGAGTTTGAGTACTATGTGAAAGTGATCCGATGGTTGGAGTGTGAGGGTCACATAGATACAGCGTTTAGACAGAAATTCTTGACGTGGTATAGCATGAGAGCGACATCTCGGGAGGTAAGGGTCGTGAAAGTTTTTATAGATACATTTATTGAGGATCCTTCATCTCTGGCTGGACAACTTGCGGACATCTTTAGTGAAGTTGCTTCTAACAAAAGATGCGCTGCAGTCCCCCCTGGATTTTGCATGAAGCTATGGCACTGA
- the LOC142530121 gene encoding putative receptor-like serine/threonine-protein kinase At5g57670, whose translation MKYIRTANLKRLFSYKESSKDSTFAAQGNQPTVSQPFQKPTWKCFSYEEIFAATDGFSPDNMAGRGGYAEVYRGVLEDGEAIAVKRLSKTSNDERKEKEFLSEIGTLGHVSHPNVTSLLGCCLDNGLYLVFQFSSKGSVSSLLHDEKLPVMDWKTRHKIAAGTARGLHYLHKRCPRRIIHRDIKASNVLLTADFEPQISDFGLAKWLPSQWSHHSIVPIEGTFGHLAPEYFMHGVVDEKTDVFAFGVFVLELISGKKPVDNSHQSLHSWAKPILNQGNTKDVIDPRLVDDYNEMQLNRLAYAASLCIRASSVWRPTMSEVLEIIISEEEIEKQKWRMSTEEEEHEEFWGFEDLECECDSSFSTSPQDSVSIGSSNYNQKTNPTCKYKI comes from the exons atgaAATACATACGTACTGCCAACCTGAAGCGCCTCTTCTCCTACAAGGAATCGTCCAAAGATTCCACTTTTGCCGCTCAAGGAAACCAACCCACCGTCTCACAGCCATTTCAAAAACCCACTTGGAAATGCTTTTCCTATGAAGAAATCTTTGCTGCCACCGATGGGTTCTCCCCAG ATAATATGGCAGGGAGAGGGGGATATGCTGAGGTTTACAGGGGAGTTTTAGAAGATGGGGAAGCGATTGCAGTGAAAAGGTTGTCGAAAACGTCGAATGATGAGAGAAAAGAGAAGGAGTTCTTGAGTGAGATTGGGACATTGGGGCATGTCTCGCATCCCAATGTTACTTCGCTTCTTGGTTGCTGTCTTGATAATGGCCTCTACCTTGTTTTCCAGTTCTCTTCAAAGGGCTCTGTTTCTTCTCTTCTTCATG ATGAGAAATTGCCAGTGATGGACTGGAAAACAAGGCATAAAATTGCAGCTGGAACAGCTAGGGGGCTACATTACTTGCATAAGAGGTGTCCCAGAAGAATAATCCATAGGGATATCAAGGCATCAAATGTTTTATTGACTGCAGATTTTGAACCGCAG ATATCTGATTTTGGGTTGGCAAAATGGCTCCCTTCTCAATGGAGTCATCATTCGATAGTTCCGATAGAAGGAACATTTGG ACACTTAGCGCCGGAGTATTTTATGCACGGGGTCGTAGATGAGAAGACCGATGTATTTGCATTTGGAGTGTTTGTACTAGAGCTTATTTCTGGAAAGAAACCTGTGGATAACTCTCACCAGAGTTTGCATAGTTGG GCTAAACCGATATTAAATCAAGGAAATACGAAAGACGTGATTGATCCGAGGCTTGTAGATGATTACAACGAAATGCAGCTTAATAGGCTGGCATATGCAGCATCTCTATGCATTCGAGCCTCTTCTGTCTGGCGCCCGACGATGAGTGAG gTGTTGGAAATAATTATATCCGAGGAAGAAATCGAAAAGCAAAAATGGAGAATGTCCACGGAAGAGGAAGAACACGAAGAATTTTGGGGTTTTGAGGATCTTGAATGTGAATGCGATAGTTCATTCTCAACCTCACCACAAGACTCCGTCTCAATTGGAAGTTCCAATTACAATCAAAAAACAAATCCGACATgtaaatacaaaatataa